In Massilia forsythiae, one DNA window encodes the following:
- a CDS encoding glycoside hydrolase family 31 protein, whose translation MLHSATPILRSADRPAVPAPKRLALLVGLLAASLAFGPQAAAQNAARTFLGWQSGPDGVLQVTTSDGRYLIKPYAADIVETSFVPRGQQDTGTSHAVVLAPGQVAATVKEEAGRVQLATGGITVTVEKKPFRISYAYKGRPLVAEKRGYGHAGKLESIEFALDPDEALYGAGARAAGMNRRGQRFTLYNKASYGFGKTAAQMGYGIPMALSSRRYAIHFDNPQSGYLDFDSRHDGTLRFETIGGRKTYQVVAGDDWAQVMDGTTRLTGRQPLPPRWAFGNFASRFGYHDEAETRAVVERFRRDDIPLDAVVLDLYWFGKTVKGTMGNLAWDRDSFPHAEQMMADFSRQGVKTVVITEPFVLTTSKRWQEAASKGVLATGKDGKPFTFDFYFGNTGLVDVFAPRAQDWFWNIYKELKAGGVAGWWGDLGEPEMHPSAARHAAGSADEVHNIYGHQWARLIADGYARDFPQERPFILMRSGYSGSQRFGMIPWSGDVGRGWGGLQSQVEISLQMGMQGQAYMHSDLGGFAGPVLDDELYVRWLQYGVFQPVFRPHAQESVAPEPVFREAATKALARDAVRLRYAMLPYNYTAAFDNSRTGMPLMRPVMFEEPENDMVPVGTIATTYLWGSDLLVSPVVEPGATRQEVYFPKMAGRADSVWFDFYTDKPHRGGIVETVRPVAQHIPTYVRAGAFVPLAKVVHSTSEYDGRELELHYWHDASVNEASGKLYDDDGHSAHAFEDGNYQLVRFSGKTRDGRLEIGLLPQAGARAAVVERRFALKVHNVGARPRAVEAGGQALPFTWNAERRLLEVSLPPLRQAPLQVAVTL comes from the coding sequence CGGCTGGCAGAGCGGACCCGACGGCGTGTTGCAGGTCACGACCAGCGACGGCCGCTACCTGATCAAGCCGTACGCCGCCGACATCGTCGAGACCAGCTTCGTGCCGCGCGGCCAGCAGGACACGGGGACGTCGCACGCGGTGGTGCTGGCGCCCGGCCAGGTGGCGGCGACGGTGAAGGAGGAGGCCGGCCGCGTGCAACTGGCCACGGGCGGCATCACGGTCACGGTCGAGAAGAAGCCGTTCCGCATCAGCTACGCCTATAAAGGCCGTCCGCTGGTTGCCGAAAAGCGCGGCTACGGGCACGCGGGCAAGCTGGAATCGATCGAGTTCGCGCTCGATCCCGACGAGGCGCTGTACGGCGCCGGCGCGCGCGCCGCCGGCATGAACCGGCGCGGCCAGCGTTTTACCTTGTACAACAAGGCGTCCTACGGCTTCGGCAAGACCGCGGCGCAGATGGGCTACGGCATCCCGATGGCGCTGTCCTCGCGCCGCTACGCGATCCACTTCGACAATCCGCAGTCCGGCTACCTCGACTTCGACAGCCGTCATGACGGCACGCTGCGCTTCGAGACCATCGGCGGGCGCAAGACCTACCAGGTGGTGGCCGGCGACGACTGGGCCCAGGTCATGGACGGCACCACCCGCCTGACCGGACGCCAGCCGCTGCCGCCGCGCTGGGCCTTCGGCAACTTCGCCAGCCGCTTCGGCTACCACGACGAGGCCGAGACGCGCGCCGTGGTCGAGCGTTTCCGCCGGGACGACATTCCGCTGGACGCGGTGGTGCTCGACCTGTACTGGTTCGGCAAGACCGTCAAGGGCACGATGGGCAACCTGGCCTGGGACCGCGACAGCTTCCCGCATGCCGAGCAGATGATGGCCGATTTTTCGCGCCAGGGCGTCAAGACAGTGGTCATCACCGAGCCTTTTGTCCTGACCACGTCGAAACGCTGGCAGGAAGCGGCGTCGAAGGGCGTGCTGGCGACCGGCAAGGACGGCAAGCCGTTCACCTTCGACTTTTATTTCGGCAACACCGGCCTGGTCGACGTGTTCGCGCCGCGGGCACAGGACTGGTTCTGGAACATCTACAAGGAACTCAAGGCCGGCGGCGTGGCCGGCTGGTGGGGCGATCTGGGCGAGCCGGAAATGCATCCGTCCGCCGCGCGCCACGCCGCCGGCAGCGCCGACGAGGTCCACAACATCTACGGCCACCAGTGGGCGCGCCTGATCGCCGACGGCTATGCACGCGACTTCCCGCAGGAGCGGCCGTTCATCCTGATGCGCTCCGGCTATTCGGGGTCGCAGCGCTTCGGCATGATCCCGTGGTCGGGCGACGTCGGCCGCGGCTGGGGCGGGCTGCAGTCGCAGGTCGAGATTTCGTTGCAGATGGGGATGCAGGGCCAGGCCTACATGCACTCCGACCTGGGCGGTTTCGCCGGTCCGGTGCTGGACGACGAACTGTACGTGCGCTGGCTGCAGTACGGCGTGTTCCAGCCGGTGTTCCGCCCGCACGCCCAGGAATCGGTGGCGCCGGAACCGGTGTTCCGCGAGGCGGCGACGAAAGCGCTGGCGCGGGACGCGGTGCGCCTGCGCTACGCCATGCTGCCGTATAACTACACGGCCGCCTTCGACAACAGCCGCACCGGCATGCCGCTGATGCGTCCGGTGATGTTCGAGGAGCCGGAAAACGACATGGTGCCGGTCGGCACCATCGCCACCACCTACCTGTGGGGGTCGGACCTGCTGGTGTCGCCGGTGGTGGAGCCGGGCGCGACGCGCCAGGAAGTGTATTTCCCGAAGATGGCCGGGCGCGCCGACAGCGTCTGGTTCGATTTCTACACGGACAAGCCGCACCGCGGCGGCATCGTCGAGACCGTGCGCCCGGTGGCGCAGCACATCCCGACCTACGTGCGTGCCGGCGCCTTCGTGCCGCTGGCGAAGGTGGTGCACAGCACCAGCGAGTACGACGGGCGCGAACTGGAGCTGCACTACTGGCACGATGCGAGTGTGAACGAGGCGAGCGGCAAGCTGTACGACGACGACGGCCACAGCGCGCATGCCTTCGAGGACGGCAACTACCAGCTGGTGCGCTTTTCCGGCAAGACCCGGGACGGACGCCTGGAAATCGGCCTGCTGCCGCAAGCCGGTGCGCGCGCCGCCGTGGTCGAGCGCCGCTTCGCCTTAAAAGTGCACAACGTCGGCGCCAGGCCGCGCGCGGTGGAAGCCGGCGGCCAGGCGCTGCCGTTCACCTGGAACGCCGAGCGCCGGCTGCTGGAAGTGAGCCTGCCGCCGTTGCGCCAGGCGCCGCTGCAGGTGGCCGTCACCTTGTAA
- a CDS encoding flavin reductase family protein translates to MLRCSSLHGSPCGVLAPCPCLPCIAISFPLPTEIGSYTRELVEASGSFVLAVPSRAMARLTLAVGSESGRETDKFAAHGIAWTPGEHTGGPLVEGCLGWLECRLIPEPHIQQAYDLFLGEVVGAWADPTVFTDGHWHMEESGKRSIHYVAGGHFFETGVPFEVTPGR, encoded by the coding sequence GTGCTGCGTTGCTCGTCCTTGCATGGCTCGCCATGCGGCGTCCTCGCGCCTTGCCCCTGCTTGCCATGCATCGCCATTAGCTTCCCCCTGCCTACTGAGATAGGTTCTTACACACGCGAACTGGTGGAGGCGTCCGGCAGCTTCGTGCTGGCCGTGCCGTCGCGCGCGATGGCGCGCCTCACGCTGGCGGTCGGTTCCGAGTCCGGGCGCGAGACCGACAAGTTCGCCGCGCACGGCATTGCCTGGACGCCGGGCGAGCACACCGGCGGGCCGCTGGTCGAGGGTTGCCTGGGCTGGCTGGAATGCCGCCTGATCCCGGAGCCGCACATCCAGCAAGCCTACGACCTGTTCCTGGGCGAAGTGGTCGGCGCCTGGGCCGACCCCACCGTATTCACCGACGGCCACTGGCACATGGAGGAGAGCGGCAAGCGCAGCATCCACTACGTGGCCGGCGGCCATTTTTTCGAGACCGGCGTGCCGTTCGAGGTCACGCCGGGACGCTGA
- a CDS encoding amino acid permease, translating into MTSDDNRLHRGLKSRHIQLIALGGAIGTGLFLSVADSVRLAGPSVVLGYAVAGLVAFLIMRQLSEMMVDEPVAGSFGHFADKYGGRFAGFVSGWNYWVLYVLVSMAELSAVGIYVQYWWPQVPPWVSALGCFVLANGISLINVRAFGESEFWFSVVKVAAVVAMIVYGAFLLATGGAGPQATVANLWQHGGFFAHGVKGLLMSMAIIMFSFGGLEVIGITAAEAADPARSIPRATNQTLWRILVFYVGSLAVLLSLYPWNRIVPGASPFVLIFQALDAGIVAHALNLVVLTAALSVYNSCVYSNSRMLYGLATQGHAPRALLKVNRRGVPLVSLGVSAAATALCVGINYALPGKALGLLMGLAVAGMLINWAMISWSHLRFRAAKRAAGQSTAFPSPLHPLTNWLCLAYLAGIVAIMFATPDLRLSVYLIPAWLALLALGYRLAEGRRGGAAVARG; encoded by the coding sequence ATGACGTCCGACGACAACCGACTCCACCGCGGCCTGAAAAGCCGGCACATCCAGCTGATCGCCCTGGGCGGCGCCATCGGCACCGGCCTGTTCCTCAGCGTGGCCGACAGCGTGCGCCTGGCCGGCCCGTCGGTGGTGCTGGGCTACGCGGTGGCCGGCCTGGTCGCCTTCTTGATCATGCGCCAGCTGAGTGAGATGATGGTCGACGAGCCGGTGGCCGGCTCCTTCGGCCACTTCGCCGACAAGTACGGCGGCCGCTTCGCCGGCTTCGTCTCGGGCTGGAACTACTGGGTGCTGTACGTGCTGGTCAGCATGGCGGAACTGTCCGCGGTCGGCATCTACGTACAGTACTGGTGGCCGCAGGTGCCGCCCTGGGTGTCGGCGCTGGGCTGCTTCGTGCTGGCCAACGGCATCAGCCTGATCAACGTGCGCGCCTTCGGCGAGAGCGAATTCTGGTTCTCGGTGGTCAAGGTGGCGGCGGTGGTCGCGATGATCGTCTACGGCGCTTTCCTGCTGGCCACCGGCGGCGCCGGCCCGCAGGCGACGGTGGCCAACCTGTGGCAGCACGGCGGCTTCTTCGCCCACGGCGTCAAGGGCTTGCTGATGTCGATGGCGATCATCATGTTTTCCTTCGGCGGCCTGGAAGTCATCGGCATCACCGCGGCCGAGGCGGCCGACCCGGCGCGCTCGATCCCGCGCGCCACCAACCAGACGCTGTGGCGCATCCTGGTGTTCTACGTCGGCTCGCTGGCGGTGCTGCTTTCGCTGTACCCGTGGAACCGGATCGTGCCCGGTGCCAGCCCGTTCGTGCTGATCTTCCAGGCGCTCGACGCCGGCATCGTCGCGCATGCGCTCAACCTGGTGGTGCTGACCGCCGCGCTGTCGGTCTACAACAGCTGCGTGTACTCGAACAGCCGCATGCTGTACGGCCTGGCCACGCAAGGCCATGCGCCGCGCGCGCTGCTGAAGGTGAACCGGCGCGGCGTGCCGCTGGTGTCGCTGGGCGTGTCGGCCGCCGCCACCGCGCTGTGCGTCGGCATCAACTATGCGCTGCCGGGCAAGGCGCTCGGCCTCCTGATGGGCCTGGCCGTGGCCGGCATGCTGATCAACTGGGCGATGATCAGCTGGAGCCACCTGCGCTTCCGCGCCGCCAAGCGCGCCGCCGGCCAGTCGACCGCGTTCCCGAGCCCGCTGCATCCGCTGACCAACTGGCTGTGCCTGGCCTACCTGGCCGGCATCGTGGCGATCATGTTCGCCACGCCGGACCTGCGCCTGTCGGTGTACCTGATCCCGGCCTGGCTGGCGCTGCTGGCGCTCGGCTACCGGCTGGCCGAGGGCCGTCGCGGCGGCGCCGCGGTGGCGCGCGGCTGA
- a CDS encoding cytochrome P450: MPDTTIAFAGPRLLADLPGPRPAPLFGNLLQMDRARVHRTMEDWSRQYGPLFRVSFPRGDLLAVADSELIAQVLRERPATFRRPAITTEVASEMGMPPGVFEAEGAAWRNQRRMVMQAFAPQAVKAYFPSLVEVARRLRRRWEDAARSGRRIDLGAELRLYTVDIVAGLAFGSDVNTIEHGDNAIQRHLDRILPAVARRSLAPFPYWRYLKLPRDRDLERSVAATRTAVDALVAQAAARMRQEAAPAAQPRNMLEAMLAAAAQEGSGVSERDVAGNVLTMLLAGEDTTSNSLAWLIWLLHRHPQALARARAEVLAVAPDLDTLAIEQVDRLDFVEACAHEALRLKPPAAFIPLEALADTVVGDVQVTRGTIVWCVMRAGSLDDASFADAAAFDPQRWLDDAVSKKASMPFGAGPRTCPGRYLALLEIKVAMAMLLARFDIADVATGHGGEPDEKMGFVMEPETLRMRLRLRG, from the coding sequence ATGCCAGACACCACGATCGCGTTCGCCGGCCCGCGCCTGCTGGCCGACCTGCCGGGACCGCGTCCCGCGCCCCTGTTCGGCAACCTGCTGCAGATGGACCGCGCGCGCGTGCACCGCACCATGGAAGACTGGAGCCGCCAGTATGGGCCGCTGTTCCGCGTGTCCTTTCCGCGCGGCGACCTGCTGGCGGTGGCGGACAGCGAGCTGATCGCCCAGGTGCTGCGCGAGCGCCCGGCGACCTTCCGGCGGCCGGCCATCACGACCGAAGTGGCTTCCGAAATGGGCATGCCGCCCGGCGTGTTCGAAGCGGAAGGCGCCGCCTGGCGCAACCAGCGCCGCATGGTGATGCAAGCCTTTGCGCCGCAGGCGGTCAAGGCATATTTTCCGTCGCTGGTGGAGGTCGCCCGGCGCCTGCGGCGGCGCTGGGAAGACGCCGCCCGCAGCGGACGCCGCATCGACCTGGGCGCCGAGCTGCGCCTGTACACGGTCGACATCGTCGCCGGCCTGGCCTTCGGCAGCGACGTGAACACCATCGAGCATGGCGACAACGCGATCCAGCGCCACCTGGACCGCATCCTGCCGGCGGTGGCGCGGCGCAGCCTGGCGCCGTTCCCGTACTGGCGCTACCTCAAGTTGCCGCGCGACCGCGACCTGGAACGCAGCGTCGCCGCCACGCGCACGGCAGTGGACGCGCTGGTCGCGCAAGCGGCGGCACGCATGCGCCAGGAGGCGGCGCCTGCCGCACAGCCGCGCAACATGCTCGAAGCGATGCTGGCGGCGGCCGCCCAGGAAGGCAGCGGCGTCAGCGAACGCGACGTGGCGGGCAACGTGCTGACCATGCTGCTGGCCGGAGAGGACACCACGTCCAACAGCCTGGCCTGGCTGATCTGGCTGCTGCACCGCCATCCGCAGGCGCTGGCGCGGGCGCGCGCGGAAGTGCTGGCGGTCGCGCCCGACCTGGACACGCTCGCCATCGAGCAGGTCGACCGGCTCGATTTCGTCGAGGCCTGCGCGCACGAGGCACTGCGCCTGAAGCCGCCGGCCGCCTTCATCCCGCTGGAGGCGCTGGCCGACACCGTGGTCGGCGACGTGCAGGTGACCAGGGGGACCATCGTCTGGTGCGTGATGCGCGCCGGCAGCCTGGACGACGCCAGCTTCGCCGATGCCGCCGCCTTCGATCCGCAGCGCTGGCTCGACGACGCGGTCAGCAAGAAGGCGTCGATGCCGTTCGGCGCCGGCCCGCGCACCTGCCCGGGGCGTTACCTGGCGCTCCTGGAAATCAAGGTGGCGATGGCGATGCTGCTGGCGCGCTTCGACATCGCCGACGTGGCGACCGGGCATGGCGGCGAACCGGACGAAAAGATGGGCTTCGTGATGGAGCCGGAAACGCTGCGCATGCGCCTGCGGCTGCGCGGCTGA
- a CDS encoding helix-turn-helix domain-containing protein, whose product MPTASPSAIPERAPARPTARLIAPQRALASCVAAYVARSTLGSAGPAFNRYPATPLCGVCWLLDGPTAAVEEGVVSQAVVAQAGEAVFSGPQPQPWATWNAGPARFFVALFYPDALHALAGIDLPACVGKLLPAGAVLGAPWQDLTAALMAAAGDAERAALVDAFLAPRWQAARGRAGIERGVLGDWARRLALQAATSGAGRGVRVAERRIKAWAGLPMRTLQRMGRAEQALLAARAGQAGGKISWSGVAADTGYADQAHLTREARAMSGLSPTALARAIEHDDSYWMYRIWS is encoded by the coding sequence ATGCCCACTGCCAGCCCGTCCGCCATCCCCGAGCGCGCCCCGGCGCGCCCGACCGCGCGCCTGATCGCCCCGCAGCGCGCGCTGGCCTCATGCGTGGCAGCCTACGTAGCGCGCAGCACGCTCGGCAGCGCCGGGCCGGCCTTCAATCGCTACCCGGCCACGCCCCTGTGCGGCGTGTGCTGGCTGCTGGATGGCCCGACTGCCGCGGTCGAGGAGGGCGTGGTGTCGCAGGCAGTGGTGGCGCAGGCCGGCGAGGCCGTCTTCAGCGGCCCCCAGCCGCAGCCGTGGGCGACCTGGAACGCCGGTCCGGCGCGCTTCTTCGTCGCGCTGTTCTACCCGGACGCGCTGCACGCGCTGGCCGGGATCGACCTGCCGGCGTGCGTCGGCAAGCTGCTGCCGGCCGGCGCGGTGCTGGGCGCGCCCTGGCAGGACCTGACGGCGGCGCTGATGGCCGCCGCCGGCGACGCCGAGCGCGCCGCCCTGGTGGACGCCTTCCTGGCGCCGCGCTGGCAAGCGGCGCGCGGCCGCGCCGGCATCGAGCGCGGCGTGCTGGGCGACTGGGCGCGCCGGCTGGCGCTGCAGGCGGCCACCAGCGGCGCCGGGCGCGGCGTGCGCGTGGCCGAGCGCCGCATCAAGGCCTGGGCCGGGTTGCCGATGCGCACGCTGCAGCGCATGGGACGCGCCGAGCAGGCGCTGCTGGCCGCGCGCGCCGGCCAGGCCGGCGGCAAGATCTCGTGGAGCGGCGTGGCGGCCGATACCGGCTACGCCGACCAGGCGCACCTGACGCGCGAGGCGCGCGCCATGAGCGGCCTGTCGCCGACCGCGCTGGCCCGCGCGATCGAGCACGACGACAGCTACTGGATGTACCGCATCTGGTCGTGA
- a CDS encoding cupin domain-containing protein, with the protein MEHQAFIELLQREGFAAPVTVEREPDGRLDAHAHPFEAKALILAGEIRIVTGGRERRYGPGDVFHLQRDEPHAESYGPQGVRYLSGRR; encoded by the coding sequence ATGGAACACCAGGCCTTCATCGAACTCCTGCAACGCGAAGGTTTCGCCGCACCGGTCACGGTCGAACGCGAACCGGACGGCCGCCTGGACGCGCACGCGCATCCGTTCGAGGCCAAGGCGCTGATTTTGGCGGGCGAGATCCGCATCGTCACCGGCGGCCGGGAGCGCCGCTACGGGCCGGGCGACGTGTTCCACCTGCAGCGCGACGAACCGCACGCGGAAAGCTATGGGCCGCAGGGGGTGCGATATCTGTCGGGGCGGCGTTGA
- a CDS encoding glutathione peroxidase, translating to MSTSLYDIPLKKIDGSDTTLAEYRGKVVLVVNVASQCGLTPQYEGLEAAYARLRERGMVVLGFPSNDFAGQEPGSEESIAAFCRGTFGVQFPMFAKVNVNSAPRHPLYAALIEAMPRMQPNPDGTLLAKLEQHGLAPRQEGDVAWNFEKFLIGRDGRVVGRFAPDVTVDSPQLVQAIEAALAD from the coding sequence ATGAGCACTTCCCTGTACGACATCCCACTCAAGAAAATCGACGGCAGCGACACCACGCTGGCCGAATACCGCGGCAAGGTAGTGCTGGTGGTCAACGTCGCCTCGCAATGCGGCCTGACCCCGCAGTACGAAGGCCTGGAAGCGGCCTACGCGCGCCTGCGCGAGCGCGGCATGGTGGTGCTGGGCTTCCCCTCCAACGACTTCGCCGGCCAGGAACCGGGCAGCGAGGAGTCGATCGCCGCGTTCTGCCGCGGCACCTTCGGCGTGCAGTTCCCGATGTTCGCCAAGGTCAACGTCAACAGCGCCCCGCGCCATCCGCTGTACGCGGCGCTGATCGAAGCCATGCCGCGGATGCAGCCGAATCCGGACGGCACCCTGCTGGCCAAGCTGGAGCAGCACGGCCTGGCGCCCAGGCAAGAAGGCGACGTGGCCTGGAATTTCGAGAAATTCCTGATCGGCCGCGACGGCCGCGTGGTCGGCCGCTTCGCGCCGGACGTCACGGTCGACAGCCCGCAGCTGGTGCAGGCGATCGAGGCGGCGCTGGCGGATTGA